AATGGATTTGTTTGGTAATGTGCCAATTACAACAGAAGCAGATCCTGTTGGATTCTTTTATCCAGTGCAAAAATCAAGAGCAGAAGTTTTTGCTTTTGTAGAGTCTGAATTAAAAGATTTAGATAACAGTCTAGCAAATGCTAGATCAAATGAATACGGTAGAGTTGATAAAGTAGCAGCTAAATTCTTGTTAGCTCAAATTTACTTAAACTCTAAAGTTTACACTGGAACTGAAAGAAATAATGACGTAGCAACTTTATGTACTGAAATCATTAATTCTGGATATACATTTGCAAATGTTCCTTATTCTTACTTATTCTCTGCAGATAACAATACAAACGGTGCTCAAAACGAATTTATTTTTCCAATCGTAAGTGATGGAAATGCAATTAGAGCAACTGGTGGAGGAATGAGTTTTATCATTCACGCTGCTATTGGAGGAAGCATCGATGCTGCTTCAAGAGGAATGGACGGAGGCTGGTTCGGTACTAGAACTCGCAAAGAATTTGTTGATAATTTTGGTAATCCAATTAGCTCATTTGATTATTATCAGACTAAGAATAAAAATTTAGCAAACAATACGGGTATTTTGGTTAACAAAGATGGTCAAGCATTTGATTCAAGTGACCGAAATGAAACACAAGCAGGGTATAATGTAAATAACACTTATGTGTTTAATTTTGTAACTGGTAAGATTACTTTGAATGGTGTTGAAGTAGCGGCTCCTACGACATTTACTAATGCTCCAGTGTCATTAGGGAAACAACAAGTTTGGGGAGATAAACGATTATCCGCTTATACTCCAGGACAAGCTTTGGATATAACGAATATTTCAACTTTTACAGATGGATATGCAATTACTAAATTTTCAAATGTAAAATCAAATGGTACTGCAGCTCAAAGAACGGATATTCCAGATACAGATTTCCCTGTGTTCAGAATTTCCGATGCTTATTTAATGTATGCAGAAGCAACTGTAAGAGGTGCCTCAACAGGTAATTTAGGAACTGCTGTGGGATATATTAACCAAATTAGAACAAGAGCAAATGCTTCAACGGTTACTACTGGAGATTTGACACTTGATTTTATTCTAGCTGAAAGAGGAAGAGAGTTATACTGGGAATGTCACAGAAGAACAGATTTGATTCGTTTTGGGAAATTTACAGGAGGAGATAAAATTTGGCAATGGAAAGGTGGTGTGCAAAATGGATCTGCTACAGCTTCATTTAGAGATCTTATGCCAATTCCAGCTAAAACTATTCAGGCAAATCCGACTTTGAAACAAAATCCAGGATACTAACACCTTTATAAAACTGTAAAATGAAAAATATACATAAAATTATAATCGCATTTATTGGTGTACTTGCGGTATCATGTAATGCTGATGCTGTAGATGAAAGACCAATTCTAGACACTGTTTCGGCGCCAGAAATTACTGCACCTGCAACAGGACAAACTTATATTTTGGATGTTGACAAGGCTGGTGAAGAAGCTGCTAAATTTACATGGTCAGCAGCAGAATACTCTACAGATGTTGCCGTAAAATATACTTTATTAATTGATAAAAAAGGTGGTGATTTTACTGCTGCTAAAACTCTTGCAGTTACAAGCAGTGTTACAGAGGCATCAGTTCTAGTTAAAGATTTAAACCAAGCTGCAATTGATTTAGGTGGACAAGTAGAAGTTGCTTCAATGTATGATGTGAAAATTTCATCAAGCGTATCTGGAGCATTTCCTCAGGTTTCAAAAGGTTTAATTACAATTAGTGTTACTCCTTATGCAGGAAAAGTTGTTTATGACTTTGCAGATTGGTATTTAGTTGGTGATGCTACTGTTTCAGGCTGGGATAATAACAAAGGAAATCAAATTTTATTTAGAAGCGGAACTAATGCTAATGAATATACTTTTACAGGATACTTTAAAAAGGGAGCTTTCAAAGCTATTAAAAACTTAGGAAGCTGGGCTCCAATGTATGGAGGATCTGGCGGCTCTTTAGCTTACAGAGGGGTAGAATCTGATCCTGATCCTGCAAATATTGAGATCACTGCTGATGGATATTACAGATTTACAATGGATGTAGAAAAATTAACTTATAAGTTAACTCCTTATGATGCTTCTGCCGCAGTAACATATTCGACAATTGGTATTGTTGGAAGTGTGATTGATGAAAACTGGAGTGAAACAATACCAATGGTAAAATCTTCTTTCAATGCTCACGTTTGGTCTCTTGGAGTAACTTCATTAAAAGATGGTGAAATGAAATTTAAAGCAAATAATTCATGGGATGTTTCTTGGGGAGGAAAAACACCTTTCTCAGGTATAAGTACGGGTGATAATACACCAGTAGCAAAATCTAAATATGTTATTTATTTCAACGATTTAGACGGAAGTTATCTTATGATTCCTAATCAATAAAAACTTCAGTTAATAACTGAAAAAGGGCTATCTGGAGATAGCCCTTTTTTAATCAAACTTACTAATCAAATAACCACACTGATTATGAAAAAAACTTTACTATCAATATTTTTATTGATGGCACTAACTTCTTTTGCCCAACAGCAAACGGTTAGTTTTTCAATAAATCCGCCCACTTTTGAAGATACCAATTCTATAACTATTTCAATTGCAGGGACAAGTGTTAATGAAGACACTTGGGGAATTACAGACAATGCCTTATATCTTTGGTCATGGTCTTATGATGTAAATGATGCTAATCAAGCGGATTCTCCTTCTAACGGATCTTGGACTGCTTCCAACGAAGCCAGCAGATTTACATACAATGCGGGAACGGATATTTATACCAAAACATTTATACCATCTGTATATTTTGGCAGAAACGGAATTGGCCGAATAGGATTTTTAGTTAAAGCAAAAGACGGAAACGGATCAAAACAATCTCAAGATGTTGTTGTTGAAGTGGGATCTTTTCAAGTAAATCTAACTTCACCAGTAGAAAATAGTGCTTCAATTATAGCATCTGGATCAAATTTTAATATCGTTGCAACAAATACAAATGGAGCAGCAAGTTATTCTTTAAAAGCAAATGGAATAGTTATAAATGCTAATCTAAGTACAGCAAGCTATTCCTATTCTCACACAAATATTACAACCAATCAGACTTATGAATTGAGTGTGACTCAGGGTGGAGTTACCATTACAATGAAGTTTTCGGTTGTTGTGAATCCGAATACAGTTTCTGAAGCAATGCCAATAGGATTGGTTGATGGAATTAATTACTCTAGTGATGTTTCAAAAGCAACATTGGTTCTTGATGCGCCGTCAAAAGATTTTGTTTACGTTGCTGGAAGTTTCAATAATTGGGAGCCTACATCGGCGTATGCCATGAAAAAAGATCCTGTTTCTGGAAAATTTTGGTTAGAATTAACAGGATTAGTTTCTGGTGTCAATAACACATTTCAATATTGGGTTGTAGATTCTTCACCACTGGCTAATTCTCCATCTTTAGTAAAAACAGCAGATCCTTATTCTACTTTGGTTTTATCTCCTTATGATGATCCATGGATTCCAGCATTTTCCTATCCAAATTTGCCAGTTTACCCGACCGGCCAACAATTTGAAGTTACCGTTCTTAAAACAGGACAGACTCCATAT
The Flavobacterium humidisoli DNA segment above includes these coding regions:
- a CDS encoding RagB/SusD family nutrient uptake outer membrane protein encodes the protein MKISFKYISYFFLFILGISMTLTSCTDDLNVTPKDDDEFLSETFFEDPASYKQVLAKLYAGLYVGGNDGDGQADIAGLSGDFSSYLRLLFVTQELPTDEAVIAWADGTLPTLNMQTWSPVNEFLYGTYSRASYHISLANEFLRQTTDDKLEARGVDANLKAEIATFRAEARFLRAYSYVNLMDLFGNVPITTEADPVGFFYPVQKSRAEVFAFVESELKDLDNSLANARSNEYGRVDKVAAKFLLAQIYLNSKVYTGTERNNDVATLCTEIINSGYTFANVPYSYLFSADNNTNGAQNEFIFPIVSDGNAIRATGGGMSFIIHAAIGGSIDAASRGMDGGWFGTRTRKEFVDNFGNPISSFDYYQTKNKNLANNTGILVNKDGQAFDSSDRNETQAGYNVNNTYVFNFVTGKITLNGVEVAAPTTFTNAPVSLGKQQVWGDKRLSAYTPGQALDITNISTFTDGYAITKFSNVKSNGTAAQRTDIPDTDFPVFRISDAYLMYAEATVRGASTGNLGTAVGYINQIRTRANASTVTTGDLTLDFILAERGRELYWECHRRTDLIRFGKFTGGDKIWQWKGGVQNGSATASFRDLMPIPAKTIQANPTLKQNPGY
- a CDS encoding SusE domain-containing protein; its protein translation is MKNIHKIIIAFIGVLAVSCNADAVDERPILDTVSAPEITAPATGQTYILDVDKAGEEAAKFTWSAAEYSTDVAVKYTLLIDKKGGDFTAAKTLAVTSSVTEASVLVKDLNQAAIDLGGQVEVASMYDVKISSSVSGAFPQVSKGLITISVTPYAGKVVYDFADWYLVGDATVSGWDNNKGNQILFRSGTNANEYTFTGYFKKGAFKAIKNLGSWAPMYGGSGGSLAYRGVESDPDPANIEITADGYYRFTMDVEKLTYKLTPYDASAAVTYSTIGIVGSVIDENWSETIPMVKSSFNAHVWSLGVTSLKDGEMKFKANNSWDVSWGGKTPFSGISTGDNTPVAKSKYVIYFNDLDGSYLMIPNQ